The genomic stretch CCAGCGTCAGCGCTTGTCCGGTGCGTTCGGCGGCGCGGAACAGAATGTCCTTGACGACGCCCGGGCAGGCGTCTGCATCGACCCAGATATGCATGGAGTGCGCGCGAGGCGCGTGCGTTGCGGCCCTGCCGTTGCCGGCAGGGCATGCGGCTTAGCGCGTCGCCGGTGCCATCGGCTGACGGCCGGGCATGTGGCGGAAGGTGATGCGACCCTTGCTCAGGTCATAGGGCGACATTTCGAGCGAAACCTTGTCGCCGGCAATAATGCGGATGTGGTGCTTGCGCAGCTTGCCGCCCGAGTAGGCGATGAGCTTGTGACCATTGTCCAGCGTGACGCGGTAGCGGGCGTCAGGGAGGACTTCGTCGACGGTGCCGTGCATTTCAATCAGTTCTTCTTTGGCCATATTCAGGCTCCTAGTGGGTGCGGCTAACCTCACTCCGCGCTGCGGGTGATGCTGGCCACGCTCGCCACCGCCTTGGCAAGCTTTCAATTCAGTGCTTGGCCGCCACGGGTCGTCCCGCAGGCGGCATACTGTCAAAAGTCGGCACGATGATTGGCGGGCCGAATGTCTTGTGTTGCGTTGGCACCCCGGGCGCACCTGGCGGCAGAGGTGGTCGGCGCGCTGGGTACTTCGGTGTGCGCGCCGCACGAAAGGCGACCGTGATGTGCATGATCGCGATGCAGTGCCCGACTGCTCGATGAGCAGCACAGGCGCCGGGTCCGAGTAGGCTTCGGTCCCCCGCGAATGATGTGTCCTGCGGATGGTGCCGGCGCCAGAAATGGACCGACATTCGGAGCGAACAACGGATTGAAAAGAAAATAGCCAGACCTCAGTCCGGCTATCCCCTTGGTTCACTTGGTAGGCCGTGCGTGGATCGAACACGCGACCAACGGATTAAAAGTCCGCTGCTCTACCAGCTGAGCTAACGACCCCCGGAACAGCCAACAATTCTAGGGGCGAGTTTATTCCGAGTCAAGTTTACGTGTGAAAAAATGCCCCGACGGGCCGGGATGTGCGAGAAATCCGGGTGCGCACTTGCAGCTCGTCAGCGCAGCGAGCCTTTCTCCATCTGCAGGAAGACGTTGTAGGCGTTGGCGCGATTTGCCTCGCGGAAGGCTGGCAGCTTTTGCCACTGGTGCCAGTCCGTACTTGCGTAGGCTTCGTCGAAGGACTTGAGGTCAGCCACCGCCTTGCCCATGGATTCGCGCAGGTAGATCAGGTAGTCGCGCGTGAGCGCCAGATCGGCCTGCGGGTTGGTGGAAGCGGGGCCGTGGCCGGGCACCAGCGCGTCAGGCCGCGCAGCGATCAGGAGATCGAGTGCGCGCAACCACTGCGCGGTGTCCGCGTCACCGACGAAAGGCACGCGTCCGCGGAACAGCATGTCGCCTGCGAACATGATCTTGTCTTCGACGACTTCCATCACCACGTCGTCGGGCGCATGTGCAGGCCCCACGTAAGTGATGCGGAAGTGGAGGCCGCCCATCTCGAATGCGGTGTCCCCGTCCAGCCAGAGATCGGCAGGGATCAGGCGGGTCTTGTCATCGACGAAGGGAAAGAGGTCGGCGCGACGCTGGGCGAGTCGTGCCTGGGCGCCATCCGAATTGAGCGCTTCAAGGCCGCGGCGATGGGACCAGACCTCGGCGCCGACGGCCTTGAATGCCTGCAGGCCGTAGTAGTGGTCGGCATGATAGTGGCTGATGACCACGCGCCGGATCGGCTTGTCGGTAAGCTTGCGGATTTCGCCGATCAGTCTTTCACCCAGCGCCGGCGTTCCGAGGGCATCGAACACCACCACGCCGTCGGGGGTGATGACAAAGCCCGCGTTGGACATGAAGCCTTCGTTGACTGCCGAGGCCATGCCGGCCTTGCCCATGACATACCAGCTGTGGGGGCCGACCTTGACTGCACGCATGTCGATGGCGTGCACGACATGCGCTGAGAGCAGGCACAGGGTCCCGATCAGAATCGTGATGAGTCGGCGCATGTCCGCTCCTAATATTTGAATATCTGCATACACTAACGAATTGCGTTACAGGCGTCGATCTGCGGTGCAGCATGACGCCGCATGGATGGCACTGACGGTGAATGTGACGGAGGCGGACCGGCTTGCCTTTTGTCGCCAGCGCTAAGCGGGTATCGTGCCGCACTGCATGATGCACTCCTTTGATGAACCGAAGCAGGAAGATCCCTTTGAGCACGTATGCCGTCATCGACTTCGAGACCACGGGCATGTCTCCCGGACTGGGAGCACGGCCGACCGAGATTGCCGCAGTCCTCGTGCGCGACGGGGCCATCGTCGATCGTTACCAGAGCCTCATGAATGCTGGTGCGCACGTCCCCTACGAGATTCAGGCCCTCACTGGCATCACCAATGCCATGGTCCGCGCTGCGCCACGGGTGGAACAGGTGATGAGTGAGGTCGCTGACTTTGTCGGTGAGTGTTCGCTGGTTGCGCATAATGCGGCCTTCGACCGCAAGTTCTGGGATGCCGAACTTGCGCAACTGGGGCGGCAGCGCGGAGGCGACTTCGTGTGCTCGCTGTTGCTGTCGCGGCGACTGTTCCCGGATGCGCCGAACCACAAGCTCGGCACCCTCGTGCGCACGCTGCAATTGCCCGCGACCGGCCGTTATCACCGCGCTCTGGCCGATGCGGAGGCGACCGCGCATCTCTTCCTGCGTTTGCGTGACGAGTTGCAGTCGCGGTTCAGCCTTTCCGGGGTCGATCATGCGCTCCTGCTGGCAGTCCAGAAGGTTGCGCGTGGCGGGTTGGAGCGC from Parazoarcus communis encodes the following:
- the infA gene encoding translation initiation factor IF-1, producing MAKEELIEMHGTVDEVLPDARYRVTLDNGHKLIAYSGGKLRKHHIRIIAGDKVSLEMSPYDLSKGRITFRHMPGRQPMAPATR
- a CDS encoding MBL fold metallo-hydrolase, translated to MRRLITILIGTLCLLSAHVVHAIDMRAVKVGPHSWYVMGKAGMASAVNEGFMSNAGFVITPDGVVVFDALGTPALGERLIGEIRKLTDKPIRRVVISHYHADHYYGLQAFKAVGAEVWSHRRGLEALNSDGAQARLAQRRADLFPFVDDKTRLIPADLWLDGDTAFEMGGLHFRITYVGPAHAPDDVVMEVVEDKIMFAGDMLFRGRVPFVGDADTAQWLRALDLLIAARPDALVPGHGPASTNPQADLALTRDYLIYLRESMGKAVADLKSFDEAYASTDWHQWQKLPAFREANRANAYNVFLQMEKGSLR
- a CDS encoding PolC-type DNA polymerase III is translated as MSTYAVIDFETTGMSPGLGARPTEIAAVLVRDGAIVDRYQSLMNAGAHVPYEIQALTGITNAMVRAAPRVEQVMSEVADFVGECSLVAHNAAFDRKFWDAELAQLGRQRGGDFVCSLLLSRRLFPDAPNHKLGTLVRTLQLPATGRYHRALADAEATAHLFLRLRDELQSRFSLSGVDHALLLAVQKVARGGLERCVERHQAR